A stretch of DNA from Amylolactobacillus amylophilus DSM 20533 = JCM 1125:
GGTTATTTCGTAGTCGACAACCTACCTCCGGCACTACTACCCCACTTTTGGGAGCTAATCATTACGACGAAGGATATCTCGCGAGTGGCCGTTGTGATTGACTTGCGTGTGAAGGGCTTCTACGAGGACCTGCAGGATGAGATTAACTCATTGGAGGATACGAAGAAGGTTCACACGAACATTGTCTTCCTTGATGCGGCAAACGATGAGTTGGTGACGCGTTATAAGGAGACTAGGCGCGCCCATCCGTTGGCACAGAACGGTCGGCTTCTGGATGCAATTAATCAGGAACGTGCCTTAGTTGAACCAATCAAGAAGATGGCACAACTCGTCATTGATACAACCAATATGTCAGCAGCTGAGCTTAAGGCTGACCTAAAAGCGAAGTTTACCGATGAACAGACGACTGTCTTCTCAATTGAGGTGATGTCGTTTGGCTTCAAGTATGGACTACCAATTGATGCCGATATCGTCAT
This window harbors:
- the rapZ gene encoding RNase adapter RapZ; translated protein: MTETTKKLLIVTGMSGAGKTVAIQSLEDMGYFVVDNLPPALLPHFWELIITTKDISRVAVVIDLRVKGFYEDLQDEINSLEDTKKVHTNIVFLDAANDELVTRYKETRRAHPLAQNGRLLDAINQERALVEPIKKMAQLVIDTTNMSAAELKADLKAKFTDEQTTVFSIEVMSFGFKYGLPIDADIVMDVRFLPNPYYLPELRPFTGLDRRVSDYVMHQPATEDFYQKFLSLLETTIPGYIEEGKANLTIAIGCTGGQHRSVALAQRLAHDLDQDYKVDVTHREIWRYKGGSK